The following proteins come from a genomic window of Bactrocera dorsalis isolate Fly_Bdor chromosome 6, ASM2337382v1, whole genome shotgun sequence:
- the LOC125779774 gene encoding uncharacterized protein LOC125779774 — protein MNVETRISTIKIYGYCYKCLAISHSYKNCVKKSSFRPESTPEIPNVTSSNPGNASSTALPTQSTNTNRQGYTTTIQSTKSSIQDPPNPSRKQILLGTAMVQIEHSGQRYSERALIDSGSEATFISRRLQRSLDIPTHSVSAQVTGLNNAVSAKPTNICEITLCSPLNTNYKVSAQVFILNSLTDNLPSYPLDPMQCLKNLGFTLADTQFHKPRPVDILIGSDIYSSILLNGVKRNVLGSLLAQETEFGWILSGPITQPSQNSAIVSFHNKVNPENLLTRFWEVEEIPKESVVSKSDQICEEIFQKTTRRNPDGRYIVTLPFKEPDNIDIGYSKHIALAQFLRNERALLKKPEVKAEYDKAIMEYLELGQMKKVEYDPSGKATQYYLPHHAIIKPDRITTKLRVRSVVMKLADDIEETHLLAAKILRQEMYVDDVLAGTHDLTTAKSERDELISALKSPGFALRKWTSNDPHILKRLPQDHLLETETLNLSEPENTKTLGIRWNSKKDSFFFLVNPMEKKPAHTKREVLSAIAKLFDPVGWLSPIIITAKIIMQQIWLDKTDWDESLKPLTLHRWNSFVKDYENINKIEIPRWTIFNPTATIEFHGFSDASEKAYAATLYIRILVGHKIWTTLLVSKIRVAPIKTVSLPRLELYGAVLLANLVNSTLSQLHLTQYKNYFWTDSTIVLAWLNKPPCSWTTFAITEKVGVDNWNHVESQDNPADLASRGCTPTDLLNCNLWWHGPQWLQHEKEHFPATEKTYNTTMEFKPVKTFAITTEEDILERFSSFSRAIRVIAYLFRFCANASPRRQETDYSCHEITPEEFKTTRMKLIIHTQKTHFREEYDALTRKTQIRKKSSLLTLNPFIDPKGVMRSDGRLTNSAALSYNERHPILLPYNSRITKLLTQFTHVATLHGGDQLVLRLLRTEFWIPKAKMLIKTIIHQCKTCIIHNKAQQTQIMEALPN, from the exons ATGAATGTAGAGACACGTATCTCTACAATCAAAATATATGGTTATTGCTATAAATGCTTGGCCATATCACATAGCTACAAGAACTGTGTGAAAAAATCCAGCTTTCGACCTGAATCCACTCCGGAAATACCAAACGTCACTAGTTCGAACCCTGGAAACGCTTCAAGTACCGCACTACCCACCCaaagcacaaatacaaatcggcAAGGCTACACTACaactatacagtccactaaatcaTCAATCCAAGACCCACCCAACCCAAGTAGGAAGCAGATATTACTCGGTACTGCAATGGTTCAAATAGAACATAGTGGCCAGCGATATTCCGAGAGAGCTCTTATTGATTCAGGATCGGAAGCCACATTTATATCTCGAAGACTTCAGAGAAGTTTGGATATACCCACCCACTCTGTATCAGCCCAAGTGACCGGACTAAACAATGCAGTTTCAGCAAAACCAACGAATATTTGTGAAATCACGCTTTGCTCACccttaaacacaaattataagGTATCAGCACAGGTATTTATTCTAAATAGCCTAACTGATAATTTACCCTCATACCCCTTGGATCCAATGCAGTGTCTTAAAAATCTTGGATTCACTTTAGCCGACACCCAATTTCACAAACCCAGACCCGTGGATATATTAATCGGTAGTGATATCTATTCAAGTATTTTACTCAATGGAGTAAAGAGAAACGTACTAGGTTCACTCTTAGCTCAAGAGACAGAATTCGGATGGATATTGTCCGGACCCATAACTCAACCCTCCCAAAATTCCGCCATAGTCTCATTTCACAATAAAGTGAACCCTGAGAATCTACTCACACGTTTTTGGGAGGTCGAGGAAATCCCAAAAGAATCCGTAGTTTCCAAATCGGACCAAATTTGTgaggaaattttccaaaaaactaccCGTCGTAATCCAGATGGGCGCTATATAGTAACCCTACCCTTCAAAGAACCCGACAATATTGATATCGGATACTCTAAACATATAGCGTTGGCCCAATTCCTCAGAAATGAAcgagctttacttaaaaaacccgAAGTGAAAGCCGAATATGACAAAgcaattatggaatatttggaACTCGGACAAATGAAGAAAGTAGAATATGACCCTTCTGGTAAAGCGACCCAGTATTACTTACCACACCACGCAATCATTAAACCCGATCGTATAACCACGAAATTGCGTGTG CGATCCGTAGTTATGAAGTTAGCCGATGATATAGAAGAAACCCACCTATTAGCAGCCAAAATACTTCGCCAGGAAatgtatgtagacgatgttTTAGCTGGAACACATGACCTGACCACGGCAAAGTCAGAACGAGATGAACTCATTTCCGCTCTGAAGTCCCCAGGATTCGCTCTGCGCAAATGGACCTCCAATGACCCACACATTCTGAAAAGACTTCCACAGGATCATCTTTTAGAGACGGAAACACTCAACCTTTCGGAACCCGAGAACACCAAAACCCtgggcattcgatggaactccaAAAAGGATTCATTTTTCTTCCTCGTCAACCCAATGGAGAAAAAACCCGCACACACTAAACGTGAAGTTTTATCAgccatagcaaaattgtttgaccCAGTCGGTTGGCTTAGTCCAATAATAATCacggcaaaaataattatgcaacaaatatggCTAGATAAAACTGACTGGGATGAAAGCCTGAAGCCCCTCACCCTTCATCGATGGAACAGTTTCGTGAAGGattatgaaaacataaataaaattgaaatacccAGATGGACCATTTTCAACCCAACAGCCACCATCGAATTCCACGGTTTCTCTGATGCTTCAGAAAAAGCATATGCCGCGACACTTTATATAAGGATTTTAGTTGGACACAAAATATGGACAACTCTCTTAGTGTCAAAAATAAGAGTTGCTCCCATTAAAACCGTATCCCTACCCAGATTGGAACTCTACGGAGCGGTTCTACTAGCTAACCTTGTGAACTCCACCCTATCCCAACTACACCTaacccaatataaaaattatttttggactgaCTCAACCATAGTTCTCGCTTGGTTAAACAAACCACCCTGCTCATGGACCACCTTTGCAATCACCGAGAAAGTGGGAGTCGATAATTGGAACCATGTGGAAAGCCAAGACAATCCCGCAGACTTGGCAAGCCGAGGTTGTACACCCACCGATCTATTGAATTGCAACCTCTGGTGGCATGGACCCCAATGGCTACAACATGAAAAGGAGCATTTCCCAGCAACGGAGAAAACATACAACACTACAATGGAATTCAAACCCGTTAAGACGTTTGCGATAACCACCGAAGAGGATATACTCGAAAGGTTTTCCTCATTCTCCAGAGCTATTCGCGTTATCGCTTACTTATTCAGGTTTTGCGCAAATGCCTCACCAAGGAGACAAGAAACTGATTACTCATGCCATGAAATAACCCCGGAAGAGTTCAAAACAACTCGAATGAAGTTAATCATTCACacccaaaaaacacatttcagaGAAGAATATGATGCATTGACCCGAAAAACCCAAATACGTAAGAAAAGTTCATTATTGACTTTAAATCCATTCATTGACCCTAAAGGAGTTATGCGAAGTGACGGAAGATTAACCAATTCCGCAGCACTATCATATAATGAGCGCCACCCTATTTTATTACCCTATAATAGTCgtataacaaaattattaactCAATTTACCCATGTAGCAACGTTACACGGCGGAGATCAGCTAGTTCTTCGACTCCTAAGAACAGAATTCTGGATACCCAAAGCAAAGATGctgattaaaacaataattcatcAATGCAAAACGTGCATCATACACAACAAGGCTcaacaaacccaaataatggaAGCTCTTCCAAATTAA